One Gammaproteobacteria bacterium genomic region harbors:
- a CDS encoding DUF2892 domain-containing protein, whose product MKPNMGTADRTIRAIIGIAAIAAWPLGLLEGTLGIIALVAGVLLIATVVTGWCPPYDLLGINTGTKDSRQ is encoded by the coding sequence ATGAAACCGAATATGGGAACCGCGGACCGGACCATTCGCGCTATTATCGGAATTGCGGCAATTGCAGCCTGGCCGCTTGGTCTTTTGGAAGGAACCCTCGGCATCATCGCGTTGGTGGCTGGTGTTTTATTGATTGCCACCGTGGTAACCGGCTGGTGCCCGCCCTACGATCTGTTAGGCATTAACACTGGCACCAAGGATAGCAGGCAGTAG